The Bremerella cremea region AAGAAAAGCCCTGGCAATACGCCAGGGTTTTGTGCTTTTCCGGCCCCATTCTTGGAAAGGCTGCCACCATTCGACCAGGCATGTCCAAGGCCCTGTCGCTGCCGATCTCACCGAGCCTGACACCAAGCTAACACTACCGCCCCCTCAGGTGCCAACGATCCCGATACAGGCGACATCTACTACGGTCTCGGCCGCTTGAAAACAATGTCGCGAGGAACTCTAAACGGTAGCCACGAAACGATCTCAAACCAATCACTAGCTGAATGCTGGTCACTGGACGCTACGGGCAACTGGCAGAAATACCTGAAGGATATCAACGGCTATGGAACCTGGGACCTGAATCAGCCTCGCACGTCCAACAACGTGAATGAGATTACCGGTATTGCAGAGTCGGTCGGTACTTCGTGGGCAACGCCTGCCTACAACAGGGCAGGCAACATGACGACAATCGCGCAGCCCGATGACTTGGCCAACTCGTATGCAGCGACATATGACGCCTGGAATCGGTTAGTGAAGCTAGAAGATGGAAACAACACGATTGCCGAGTACCAGTACGACGGAGTAAAGCGGCGAGTAGTTGTGAAGTTGTATGAGTCCGGTGCGCTCGATGAAACGCGTCATTGCTACTTTACCGATCCAGCCAAATGGCAAGTGATCGAGGAGCGGATCGGCTCTTTCAACGCGTCTCATGTTCAACACGTGTGGGGTCTGCGATATGTCGATGATTTGGCTCTGCGCGATCGTGACACGACTGGCAATGGAGTACTCGATGAGCGGTTGTATGCGATGCAAGATGCCAACTGGAGCGTCACTGCCGTGGCGGACGCAGTTGGAGGCGTGCCTGAACGATTTGCTTATAAGCCGTATGGGGAGAGCGAAAAGCTCAATCCCGACTTCTCG contains the following coding sequences:
- a CDS encoding RHS repeat domain-containing protein, producing MSRGTLNGSHETISNQSLAECWSLDATGNWQKYLKDINGYGTWDLNQPRTSNNVNEITGIAESVGTSWATPAYNRAGNMTTIAQPDDLANSYAATYDAWNRLVKLEDGNNTIAEYQYDGVKRRVVVKLYESGALDETRHCYFTDPAKWQVIEERIGSFNASHVQHVWGLRYVDDLALRDRDTTGNGVLDERLYAMQDANWSVTAVADAVGGVPERFAYKPYGESEKLNPDFSPRMGSNLAWSVLYTGRELDLATGLQINRNRYLNLQLECWITRDPIGYADRPSLNQYLRERPDLSTDPLGLLRVTPKENPFQSPEPISTPTWREWWNNLSGTTKALYTAIASCAAGALAGISFDVIIRALSGKNICDIGILCSALGGCVAGFCIPLIISTGIFEPFGWLAAAEAIAACSVVGTLVCQKCAQNMGATSPCNVLYFCVLALLIRVWIYCMNSEYNHQD